A DNA window from Kitasatospora atroaurantiaca contains the following coding sequences:
- a CDS encoding HutD/Ves family protein, whose protein sequence is MTVQVLRADRRKATPWLNGGGVTREVAGFPAGSGLADFDWRVSLADVGQGGPFSRFADVDRVITVVEGAGMALTVDGTEHRLAQPYRPFAFPGDADTDCRLLGGPVVDFNVMTRRGRATAEVEVTDFQRSVTVPRGAVVLLVCLAGTAELGAAAVRLGRFDASLLSSGDDDLLRVDGVAAVVTLHSRPAV, encoded by the coding sequence ATGACGGTTCAGGTACTGCGGGCCGACCGGCGCAAGGCCACCCCGTGGCTGAACGGCGGCGGGGTGACCCGCGAGGTGGCCGGCTTCCCCGCCGGCTCCGGGCTCGCCGACTTCGACTGGCGGGTCAGCCTCGCCGACGTCGGCCAGGGCGGACCGTTCTCCCGCTTCGCGGACGTGGACCGGGTGATCACGGTCGTCGAGGGCGCGGGCATGGCGCTGACCGTGGACGGTACGGAGCACCGGCTCGCGCAGCCGTACCGGCCGTTCGCCTTCCCCGGTGACGCGGACACCGACTGCCGCCTCCTCGGCGGGCCGGTCGTCGACTTCAACGTGATGACGCGACGCGGCCGCGCGACGGCCGAGGTCGAGGTCACGGACTTCCAGCGCTCCGTCACGGTGCCTCGCGGCGCCGTGGTGCTCCTCGTCTGCCTCGCCGGCACGGCCGAACTCGGCGCGGCCGCCGTCCGGCTCGGCCGCTTCGACGCGTCCCTGCTGAGCAGCGGCGACGACGACCTGCTGCGGGTCGACGGGGTGGCGGCCGTGGTGACCCTCCACTCCCGCCCCGCCGTCTGA
- a CDS encoding acyltransferase — protein sequence MPNARTHARALLTAVRSRGRRAAGRLVHQGWRWVQSAGAVSNDNPGPYRFRELGDGTKLAFPLGAVFNEQWITIGPFSIIGERVTISAGFVPGLDLGPEPIVRIGGGCVLGRGSHIVGHQSITLGDDVWTGPYVYITDTAHSYHDTDLPIGKQWPRNEPVEIGAGSWIGTGAVILPGARIGRNVVVAAGSVVRGEVPDHSVVAGAPAKVVRSWAEAEGWQPPFRHDPPSPLPEGVTAEQLRALVGWDLRLPGEPA from the coding sequence ATGCCGAACGCCCGTACGCACGCCCGTGCGCTCCTGACCGCTGTCCGCTCCCGAGGCCGCCGGGCCGCCGGGCGGCTGGTGCACCAGGGGTGGCGCTGGGTGCAGTCGGCCGGCGCGGTGTCGAACGACAATCCGGGGCCGTACCGCTTCCGCGAGCTCGGGGACGGCACCAAGCTCGCTTTCCCGCTCGGTGCGGTCTTCAACGAGCAGTGGATCACCATCGGGCCGTTCTCGATCATCGGCGAACGCGTGACCATCTCGGCCGGCTTCGTACCCGGACTGGACCTCGGCCCGGAGCCGATCGTCCGGATCGGCGGCGGCTGCGTGCTCGGGCGCGGCAGCCACATCGTCGGCCACCAGTCGATAACCCTCGGCGACGACGTCTGGACCGGCCCGTACGTCTACATCACCGACACCGCGCACTCGTACCACGACACCGATCTGCCGATCGGCAAGCAGTGGCCGCGCAACGAGCCCGTCGAGATCGGTGCCGGCTCCTGGATCGGCACCGGCGCGGTGATCCTCCCCGGGGCGAGGATCGGCCGCAACGTGGTGGTGGCCGCCGGGTCGGTCGTCCGCGGCGAGGTCCCCGACCACAGTGTGGTCGCGGGTGCTCCGGCCAAGGTCGTCCGCAGCTGGGCGGAGGCCGAGGGCTGGCAGCCGCCCTTCCGCCACGACCCGCCCAGCCCCCTCCCGGAAGGCGTCACCGCCGAACAGCTCCGCGCCCTGGTCGGCTGGGACCTACGCCTCCCCGGCGAGCCGGCCTGA
- a CDS encoding enoyl-CoA hydratase family protein: MTREVQCVRITTADAVTTLELDSPHNRNALSTRLMAELSKGLADAAADPAVRAVVLGHTGKVFCAGADLSEATGSDPTVGPRGLVDIQRAIIDCPKPVIALVNGHVRAGGLGLLGAADIAIAGPLSTFAFTEVRLGLAPAVISLPLRPKLDPRAASRYYLTGETFDAAEAARIGLITEAAEDPAGALKVLLDAVRLGSPQGLAESKRLANADVVASFEQDAEERVTLSARLFGSAEAQEGMRAFLERRPAPWA; the protein is encoded by the coding sequence ATGACCCGCGAAGTACAGTGCGTCCGCATCACCACCGCCGATGCCGTCACCACCCTGGAGCTGGACTCCCCGCACAACCGCAACGCCCTCTCCACCCGCCTGATGGCCGAGCTGTCGAAGGGCCTGGCCGATGCCGCCGCCGACCCGGCCGTACGGGCCGTGGTGCTCGGTCACACCGGCAAGGTGTTCTGTGCGGGCGCGGACCTCTCCGAGGCCACCGGCAGTGACCCGACGGTCGGCCCGCGCGGTCTGGTGGACATCCAGCGGGCGATCATCGACTGCCCGAAGCCGGTGATCGCCCTGGTCAACGGCCACGTCCGGGCCGGCGGCCTGGGACTGCTCGGTGCGGCGGACATCGCGATCGCCGGGCCGCTGTCCACCTTCGCCTTCACCGAGGTACGGCTCGGCCTGGCGCCCGCCGTGATCTCGCTCCCGCTGCGCCCCAAGCTGGACCCGCGCGCCGCCTCCCGCTACTACCTCACCGGTGAGACCTTCGACGCGGCCGAGGCCGCCCGGATCGGTCTGATCACCGAGGCGGCCGAGGACCCGGCCGGCGCCCTCAAGGTGCTGCTCGACGCCGTACGGCTCGGCTCGCCGCAGGGGCTGGCCGAGTCGAAGCGGCTGGCCAACGCCGACGTGGTGGCCTCCTTCGAGCAGGACGCCGAGGAGCGCGTCACCCTCTCCGCCCGGCTGTTCGGGTCGGCGGAGGCGCAGGAGGGCATGCGCGCGTTCCTGGAGCGCCGCCCGGCGCCGTGGGCGTAG
- a CDS encoding ATP-grasp domain-containing protein — MTTDRLLLLAPRINETGLQLLTAARRRGLRAHTARSWQVPEELRGPGPAHLYGGPLFADAVGQDLGVATLEAPVDWLAALPRELTHRHVECTTLAEARRLRRPAFLKPPVDKLFPARVYPDGSGLPGPDALDDDTLVLVSDIVAFRREYRLFVLDGAVHTASRYAVDGALDVAPLGEDPDGREALAFAADVLSACAEGLPSATVVDIGPTAAGWAVVEANPAWASGGYACDPDRVLDVVLRAAGPATEVAAADRPYCRELPAVVR, encoded by the coding sequence ATGACCACCGACCGCCTGCTCCTCCTCGCGCCCCGGATCAACGAGACCGGGCTTCAGCTGCTGACCGCCGCCCGCCGTCGCGGCCTGCGCGCCCACACCGCCCGCAGCTGGCAGGTGCCCGAGGAACTGCGCGGCCCGGGCCCGGCGCACCTGTACGGCGGCCCGCTCTTCGCCGACGCGGTCGGGCAGGATCTCGGCGTCGCCACTCTGGAGGCCCCGGTCGACTGGCTCGCCGCCCTCCCCCGTGAGCTGACGCACCGCCACGTCGAGTGCACCACGCTCGCCGAGGCCCGTCGTCTGCGCCGTCCGGCGTTCCTCAAGCCTCCGGTCGACAAGCTGTTCCCGGCCCGGGTCTACCCCGACGGCAGCGGGCTGCCGGGGCCGGACGCGCTGGACGACGACACCCTGGTCCTGGTCAGCGACATCGTGGCGTTCCGGCGCGAGTACCGCCTCTTCGTCCTCGACGGCGCGGTGCACACGGCGAGCCGGTACGCGGTGGACGGTGCCCTGGACGTGGCGCCGCTCGGCGAGGATCCGGACGGGCGGGAGGCGCTCGCCTTCGCGGCCGACGTCCTGTCGGCCTGCGCCGAGGGTCTGCCGAGCGCGACCGTGGTCGACATCGGCCCGACGGCCGCCGGCTGGGCCGTGGTGGAGGCGAATCCGGCCTGGGCCAGCGGCGGTTACGCCTGCGACCCGGACCGGGTGCTGGACGTCGTCCTGCGGGCGGCCGGCCCGGCCACCGAGGTGGCGGCCGCGGACCGGCCGTACTGCCGGGAGCTGCCCGCCGTGGTCAGGTGA
- a CDS encoding NAD-dependent epimerase/dehydratase family protein, translating into MRILVTGAFGFVGRAVVRRLAGDGHEVWALTHRPEGSAVPDLPAAQVRHADVRDQEALRPALDGVAAVCHLAALTNSRTSLDRPEAYREVNLGGTTALLDALASRPGGGAPPVVVLGSTAAVYGAPDRQPITEETVPAPGNPYGASKLDAEELLRQRAAAGEVSAVILRCFNVGGTGDVDEARIIPKALAVAAGRHPYLELTGDGGTVRDFVHVDDVAQAYALAVTGARPGLARTYNVGATPASMLEIVQLVERITGRPVPIVHRPAQPEAPRLVADTSLITRELGWRAERSALEQLIRDAWSAQDAT; encoded by the coding sequence ATGCGAATTCTGGTCACCGGCGCGTTCGGGTTCGTCGGCCGGGCGGTGGTGCGGCGGCTCGCCGGGGACGGGCACGAGGTCTGGGCGCTGACGCACCGGCCGGAGGGGTCGGCCGTGCCGGATCTTCCGGCCGCGCAGGTCCGGCATGCCGACGTGCGGGACCAGGAGGCGCTGCGGCCCGCGTTGGACGGGGTCGCGGCGGTCTGCCATCTGGCCGCGCTGACGAACAGCCGGACCTCGCTCGACCGGCCGGAGGCGTACCGGGAGGTAAACCTCGGCGGCACGACGGCCCTGCTGGACGCGCTCGCCTCACGGCCGGGCGGGGGTGCGCCGCCGGTGGTCGTCCTCGGCTCGACCGCCGCCGTCTACGGCGCCCCCGACAGACAGCCCATCACCGAGGAGACCGTGCCGGCTCCCGGGAACCCGTACGGCGCCTCGAAGCTCGACGCCGAGGAGCTGCTGCGGCAGCGGGCTGCGGCGGGTGAGGTCAGCGCCGTGATCCTCCGGTGCTTCAACGTCGGCGGGACGGGCGACGTCGACGAAGCCCGGATCATCCCCAAGGCGCTGGCCGTGGCCGCCGGTCGCCACCCGTACCTCGAGCTGACCGGCGACGGCGGCACGGTACGGGACTTCGTGCACGTGGACGACGTGGCGCAGGCGTACGCCCTGGCGGTGACCGGCGCCCGTCCGGGGCTGGCCCGGACCTACAACGTCGGCGCCACACCGGCGAGCATGCTGGAGATCGTGCAACTGGTCGAGCGGATCACCGGCCGCCCGGTGCCGATCGTGCACCGCCCCGCGCAGCCGGAGGCGCCGCGCCTCGTCGCCGACACCTCCCTGATCACCCGTGAACTGGGCTGGCGTGCCGAACGGTCCGCCCTGGAGCAGCTGATCCGCGACGCCTGGTCGGCGCAGGACGCCACCTGA
- a CDS encoding maleylpyruvate isomerase family mycothiol-dependent enzyme: MEIAEHLDALRREGALLADAAAATDLDAAVPTCPGWQLRDLVRHTGQVHRWASAYVTHGHRRPLDEAGQEAAWGPVPSDAELLDWFRAGHSRLVTALEQAPADLECWTFLPAPSPQAFWARRQAHETAVHRVDAESAAGREATPTPTAFALDGIEELVAGFLVRPRARLRSEQPRTLLVRPTDATDSWLVRIGPDPVTVEPDAGSPADCTVSGTAHELYLLLWNRLPPARVEIGGDPTLLDLWRETAQIRWS, encoded by the coding sequence ATGGAGATCGCCGAACACCTCGACGCGCTGCGGCGCGAGGGCGCCCTGCTCGCCGACGCGGCCGCCGCCACCGACCTCGACGCCGCCGTCCCGACCTGTCCGGGCTGGCAGCTGCGCGACCTCGTCCGGCACACCGGCCAGGTGCACCGTTGGGCGTCGGCGTACGTCACCCACGGGCACCGGCGGCCGCTGGACGAGGCCGGACAGGAAGCCGCCTGGGGGCCGGTGCCGTCGGACGCCGAGCTGCTCGACTGGTTCCGGGCGGGCCACTCCCGGCTGGTCACCGCGCTGGAGCAGGCGCCGGCGGATCTGGAGTGCTGGACTTTTCTGCCCGCACCGTCGCCGCAGGCGTTCTGGGCCCGGCGGCAGGCGCACGAGACAGCAGTGCACCGGGTCGACGCCGAGTCGGCCGCCGGCCGCGAGGCCACCCCGACGCCGACGGCCTTCGCGCTGGACGGCATCGAGGAGCTGGTGGCCGGCTTCCTGGTCCGGCCCCGTGCGCGCCTGCGCAGCGAACAGCCGCGCACGCTGCTGGTCAGGCCGACGGACGCGACGGACTCTTGGCTGGTGCGGATCGGGCCTGACCCCGTGACGGTGGAGCCCGACGCGGGCAGCCCCGCCGACTGCACGGTCAGCGGCACCGCCCACGAGCTCTACCTGCTGCTCTGGAACCGCCTCCCGCCGGCGCGGGTCGAGATCGGCGGCGACCCGACGCTGCTCGACCTGTGGCGGGAGACGGCCCAGATCCGCTGGAGCTGA
- a CDS encoding pentapeptide repeat-containing protein, which yields MARTSVPSNPAVPSRLGTLSATERRVWRAFPHGESVDLRTGDPAVDDPAAADCWPADRAVRGEVIAALLLGACPAAVGAVAALRLIGARITGELRIDHGQVSSLLLLQGCRFDGPIDLDGAVTESIDLRGCHLTTLSAYGAHVRGTLDLRDTVVTGGDRAVHADGIRIDGSLLAHQAVVTGAVNLINAQIGGRVTFIDAQLINTAPDGKSLNAGGMRVGRSLMAQGLRTAGELRIPGAHIGSSLLLTGATLDGLGRSALHGEALTVASEVSFRPRRAEGEEPRYFTAVGSVRVPGARFGSDLQLSGARLTPAAGEPALQADRVVVQGSLHLDAGFRTEGEIELTGARVAGHLELTGMDSPNALLTLYAASVEGGIRDELDAWPCRLNLDGFTYGPFGEYVEATRRLPLLRRQIQRSDGMVGGFRAQPYEQLAAYYRSLGNDGEARTVLLAKQRALRAKLPWWRRIPGHLLDLAVGYGYRPLRAIGWAIGLLAASSAYFSRVTPVRVNTEDSSVFNPVLYAADHLVPVIRFGQPDVWQYHGAPAVVTAVLTVLGWTLGIAIAAAATRTFTRN from the coding sequence ATGGCCCGTACATCCGTTCCCTCCAACCCCGCCGTACCGAGCCGGCTCGGCACTCTCTCGGCGACCGAACGCAGGGTCTGGCGAGCCTTCCCGCACGGGGAGTCGGTCGATCTGCGCACCGGTGACCCGGCCGTGGACGATCCGGCCGCCGCCGACTGCTGGCCGGCCGACCGCGCCGTACGAGGCGAGGTGATCGCCGCCCTGCTGCTCGGCGCCTGCCCGGCCGCGGTCGGAGCCGTGGCAGCGCTCCGGCTCATCGGCGCGCGGATCACCGGTGAGCTCCGCATCGACCACGGGCAGGTCTCCTCCCTCCTCCTGTTGCAGGGGTGCCGGTTCGACGGGCCGATCGATCTCGACGGCGCCGTCACCGAATCGATCGACCTGAGGGGGTGTCATCTGACGACCCTCAGCGCGTACGGCGCCCACGTACGCGGCACCCTGGACCTGCGCGACACGGTGGTGACCGGCGGCGACCGTGCCGTCCACGCCGACGGCATCCGGATCGACGGCAGTCTGCTCGCCCACCAGGCGGTGGTGACAGGGGCGGTCAACCTGATCAACGCACAGATCGGCGGCCGGGTCACCTTCATCGACGCGCAGCTGATCAACACGGCCCCTGACGGTAAGTCGCTCAACGCCGGCGGCATGAGGGTCGGGCGGAGCCTGATGGCCCAGGGGCTCAGGACGGCGGGAGAGCTGCGGATACCCGGCGCGCACATCGGCAGCTCACTGCTGCTGACCGGTGCGACGCTGGACGGCCTCGGCCGGTCCGCGCTGCACGGCGAAGCCCTGACGGTCGCCAGCGAGGTCTCCTTCCGTCCGCGCCGGGCGGAGGGGGAAGAGCCGCGGTACTTCACCGCCGTCGGTTCGGTGCGCGTGCCGGGAGCGAGGTTCGGGAGCGACCTGCAGCTCAGCGGGGCGCGGCTCACCCCCGCAGCCGGCGAGCCTGCCCTCCAAGCCGACCGCGTGGTCGTCCAGGGCAGCCTGCACCTCGACGCCGGCTTCCGCACCGAGGGCGAGATCGAGTTGACCGGGGCCCGCGTCGCGGGGCACCTGGAGCTGACCGGTATGGACAGCCCGAACGCCCTGCTGACGCTCTACGCGGCAAGCGTCGAAGGCGGCATCCGCGACGAACTCGACGCGTGGCCCTGCCGGTTGAATCTCGACGGCTTCACCTACGGCCCGTTCGGCGAGTACGTCGAGGCGACCCGGCGACTGCCGCTGCTCAGGCGCCAGATCCAGCGGTCCGACGGCATGGTCGGCGGCTTCCGCGCCCAGCCGTACGAGCAGTTGGCCGCCTACTACCGCTCACTCGGCAACGACGGCGAGGCACGGACGGTACTGCTCGCCAAGCAGCGGGCCCTGCGCGCCAAGCTGCCGTGGTGGCGGCGGATACCCGGCCACCTGCTCGACCTGGCGGTCGGCTACGGCTACCGGCCGCTGCGCGCGATCGGCTGGGCGATCGGTCTGCTGGCGGCGAGCAGCGCGTACTTCAGCCGGGTGACGCCCGTACGCGTCAACACCGAGGACTCCTCGGTGTTCAACCCGGTGCTGTACGCCGCCGACCACCTGGTCCCGGTCATCCGGTTCGGCCAGCCCGACGTCTGGCAGTACCACGGCGCTCCCGCCGTGGTCACGGCCGTGCTGACGGTACTGGGCTGGACCCTCGGGATCGCGATCGCCGCGGCTGCGACCCGTACCTTCACCCGCAATTAG
- a CDS encoding MFS transporter — translation MPLLNKTSARSEAHNHPIGGLKPRTWSAARIALTAFFAVDGFLFAAWVVRIPDVRAQVSASHSALGLALLCISAGAVATMAVIGRLCVRYGARPVTVASLALLSLAVPLPAHTHSVLSLGAVLLLFGAGYGAANVSMNSAAVDLVAELDRPVMPSFHAGYSLGGLLGAAIGGLLAGPLSAAWALALSGGLGLLVTALAGAVLLRSPAPSLPAAKARTIRQRSTSSPRNARLLVVLLGLTALCTAYGEGALADWATLHLTDDVHASAGLAATGYAAYAFAMTAGRVSGTWLSIRLGQTRVMLAGGLTACTGMLIASLAPSVPVVLAGFVLVGIGLANIFPLAIARAGAAGGPQGVATASTLGYAGMLIGPPVIGFLADAASLPVALTTVAGASALAGLLAFAVRPGQRGAAG, via the coding sequence GTGCCGCTACTAAACAAAACCAGCGCCCGTTCAGAAGCCCACAACCACCCGATCGGCGGCCTCAAGCCCCGCACCTGGTCCGCCGCCCGCATCGCCCTCACCGCCTTCTTCGCCGTCGACGGCTTCCTCTTCGCCGCCTGGGTGGTCCGCATCCCTGACGTCCGGGCACAGGTGAGCGCCTCGCACAGCGCCCTCGGCCTGGCCCTGCTCTGCATCTCCGCCGGCGCCGTCGCGACCATGGCCGTGATCGGCCGACTCTGCGTCAGGTACGGAGCCCGCCCGGTCACGGTCGCCTCGCTCGCCCTGCTGAGCCTCGCCGTTCCGCTGCCCGCCCACACGCACTCGGTCCTGAGCCTGGGCGCCGTACTGCTGCTCTTCGGTGCGGGGTACGGCGCGGCGAACGTCAGCATGAACAGCGCGGCCGTCGACCTGGTCGCCGAACTCGACCGCCCCGTCATGCCCAGCTTCCACGCCGGCTACAGCCTCGGCGGTCTCCTCGGCGCGGCCATCGGCGGCCTGCTCGCCGGGCCGCTCAGCGCGGCCTGGGCACTCGCACTCAGCGGCGGTCTCGGGCTGCTGGTCACCGCCCTGGCCGGCGCGGTCCTGCTGCGCAGCCCGGCCCCCTCCCTGCCTGCCGCCAAGGCTCGTACCATCAGGCAGCGCAGCACGAGCAGCCCGCGCAACGCCCGGCTGCTGGTCGTCCTGCTCGGCCTGACCGCGCTGTGCACCGCCTACGGCGAGGGCGCGCTCGCCGACTGGGCGACGCTGCACCTCACCGACGACGTCCATGCGAGCGCGGGCCTCGCCGCGACCGGCTACGCGGCCTACGCCTTCGCGATGACCGCCGGGCGGGTGAGCGGCACCTGGCTCTCCATCAGGCTCGGCCAGACCCGGGTGATGCTGGCCGGCGGTCTCACGGCCTGCACCGGGATGCTCATCGCCTCCCTCGCGCCCTCCGTGCCCGTCGTCCTGGCCGGCTTCGTCCTGGTCGGAATCGGCCTGGCGAACATCTTCCCGCTGGCGATCGCCCGGGCCGGCGCGGCCGGCGGGCCGCAGGGGGTGGCCACGGCGTCCACCCTCGGCTACGCGGGCATGCTGATCGGTCCGCCGGTGATCGGGTTCCTGGCGGATGCGGCCTCCTTGCCGGTGGCGCTCACCACGGTCGCGGGCGCCTCCGCCCTCGCGGGGCTGCTCGCCTTCGCGGTACGGCCGGGGCAGCGCGGCGCGGCCGGCTGA
- a CDS encoding MFS transporter — protein MTATASSSPAPAPADPSAPPSRFLHPDPMVRRLARITLVNCLGNGLFMTLSVLFFTRVLGFGAAQVGIGLTAAGLCGVLASVPAGRAADRWGSKPVLVTLVTVEAVGTTGYVLVHEFTAFVLLACLVTAADRGSAAVRATLYAEVLPADRRVAGRAYLRVVTNVGIGAGTALAALALQADTRSAYVVAFLADVVSFAVVAAMYAMVPVTARTARSEAASTGAAGRNPALRNLPFLVVTVLNALLVLQFAMLEVGVPLWIVKHTEAPRVMVAGSLIVNTVLVVALQVRATKGTEQPGVAARVFGKGGLLVAASCLVLGFAHGVPAVVAAVLVLAGVGLQALGEVFSQAAGWALSYDLAGEGAHGAYQGVFNAGMSAALMLGPALITTAVIGQGLLGWALLAGLFAASGLAMGPTVRWAQRRSALSTPSALPVT, from the coding sequence ATGACCGCCACCGCTTCCTCCTCCCCTGCCCCAGCCCCTGCCGATCCGTCAGCCCCGCCCTCCCGCTTCCTCCACCCGGACCCGATGGTCCGCCGCCTGGCCCGGATCACCCTGGTCAACTGCCTGGGCAACGGCCTCTTCATGACGCTCAGCGTCCTCTTCTTCACCCGCGTCCTCGGCTTCGGCGCGGCCCAGGTCGGCATCGGCCTCACCGCCGCCGGGCTGTGCGGCGTGCTCGCGAGCGTCCCCGCGGGGCGGGCCGCCGACCGGTGGGGCAGCAAGCCGGTGCTGGTCACGCTGGTCACCGTCGAGGCGGTCGGCACGACCGGGTACGTGCTGGTGCACGAGTTCACCGCCTTCGTCCTGCTCGCCTGCCTGGTGACCGCGGCCGACCGTGGTTCGGCGGCGGTGCGCGCGACGCTGTACGCCGAGGTGCTGCCCGCCGACCGGCGGGTGGCGGGCCGCGCCTATCTCCGGGTCGTCACCAACGTCGGCATCGGTGCGGGCACCGCGCTTGCCGCGCTCGCCCTGCAGGCCGACACCAGGTCGGCGTACGTCGTGGCCTTCCTCGCCGACGTGGTCTCCTTCGCCGTGGTGGCGGCCATGTACGCGATGGTCCCGGTGACCGCGCGCACGGCCCGTTCGGAGGCCGCCTCCACCGGGGCGGCCGGACGGAACCCCGCGCTGCGCAACCTTCCCTTCCTCGTGGTGACCGTGCTCAACGCCCTGCTCGTCCTGCAGTTCGCCATGCTGGAGGTCGGAGTGCCGCTCTGGATCGTCAAGCACACCGAGGCGCCGCGCGTCATGGTCGCCGGCTCACTGATCGTCAACACCGTGCTGGTGGTGGCCCTCCAGGTCCGGGCCACCAAGGGCACCGAGCAGCCGGGCGTGGCGGCCAGGGTCTTCGGCAAGGGCGGGCTGCTGGTGGCCGCCTCCTGTCTGGTGCTCGGGTTCGCCCACGGCGTTCCCGCCGTCGTCGCCGCCGTGCTGGTGCTGGCCGGCGTCGGGCTGCAGGCGCTCGGCGAGGTGTTCTCCCAGGCGGCCGGCTGGGCGCTGAGTTACGACCTGGCGGGCGAGGGCGCCCATGGCGCGTACCAGGGGGTCTTCAACGCCGGGATGTCGGCGGCCCTGATGCTGGGCCCCGCCCTGATCACCACCGCGGTGATCGGGCAGGGCCTGCTCGGCTGGGCCCTGCTGGCCGGGCTCTTCGCGGCGAGCGGGCTGGCCATGGGCCCGACCGTCCGCTGGGCGCAGCGGCGGAGTGCCCTGTCCACCCCGTCCGCCCTGCCCGTCACCTGA
- a CDS encoding ArsR/SmtB family transcription factor, which produces MHRFRLGLADLAAASFACSSLQEAVLSLRMWTHPGVYPQQTAWFERIRPEFERLDTALLCALVATNRYIPDFLTPRPTTPFPDFPSELAVVRATPPRLLQGELERAYLPHDREIPAPLAAGLDDPARLLAQITDAVEEYWERCLLASGWWPRARSLLHADVVHRSRILAERGAAALFADLDARLRWEEGVLTIRRDWAPGDADVVVDGRGLVFIPTCFARGAITSISDEHPPVITYPARGQASMVGAPQPPPTPQALEQLLGTPKARLLAMLEEPASTTELAARLGVTPGAVSQHLAVLFATRLVTRARHGRVVLYLRSPLGDELYG; this is translated from the coding sequence ATGCACCGATTCCGACTCGGCCTCGCCGATCTCGCCGCCGCCTCGTTCGCCTGCTCGTCGCTGCAGGAGGCGGTGCTGAGCCTGCGGATGTGGACGCACCCGGGTGTGTACCCGCAGCAGACGGCCTGGTTCGAGCGGATCCGGCCGGAGTTCGAGCGGCTGGACACCGCCCTCCTGTGCGCGCTCGTCGCCACGAACCGTTACATCCCGGACTTCCTGACGCCGCGTCCGACGACGCCGTTCCCCGACTTCCCGTCCGAACTCGCGGTCGTCCGGGCGACACCGCCCCGGCTGCTGCAGGGCGAACTGGAGCGCGCCTACCTGCCGCACGACCGGGAGATCCCGGCGCCGCTGGCGGCGGGTCTGGACGACCCGGCGCGACTGCTGGCACAGATCACCGACGCCGTCGAGGAGTACTGGGAACGCTGCCTCCTCGCCTCCGGCTGGTGGCCGCGCGCCCGGTCGCTGCTGCACGCCGACGTCGTCCACCGCTCCCGCATCCTGGCCGAGCGGGGTGCGGCGGCGCTCTTCGCGGATCTGGACGCGCGGCTGCGCTGGGAGGAAGGGGTCCTGACGATCCGCCGGGACTGGGCACCCGGCGATGCGGACGTGGTGGTGGACGGACGCGGGCTGGTCTTCATACCGACCTGCTTCGCCCGGGGCGCCATCACCTCGATCAGCGACGAGCACCCACCGGTGATCACGTACCCGGCACGCGGCCAGGCCTCGATGGTGGGGGCACCGCAACCGCCGCCCACCCCGCAGGCGCTCGAACAGCTCCTCGGCACCCCGAAGGCCCGGCTGTTGGCGATGCTGGAGGAGCCCGCCTCCACCACCGAGCTGGCCGCCCGCCTCGGCGTGACACCGGGCGCCGTCAGCCAGCACCTGGCGGTCCTGTTCGCCACCCGGCTGGTCACCCGGGCCCGGCACGGCCGGGTGGTGCTGTACCTGCGCAGCCCGCTCGGCGACGAGTTGTACGGCTGA